One segment of Deltaproteobacteria bacterium DNA contains the following:
- the yhbY gene encoding ribosome assembly RNA-binding protein YhbY, translated as MKSYQKKHLRGLAHGLKPTVFVGQKGVVPSVVKALDKALDRHELIKVKFIEFKEKDRKEAIVKVLERESGSELVGMVGHVAILYRMQKDPEKRKIEVPERKQGRE; from the coding sequence ATGAAAAGTTATCAGAAAAAACACCTCAGGGGACTGGCCCACGGCCTGAAGCCTACCGTCTTCGTGGGTCAAAAGGGCGTTGTTCCATCGGTCGTCAAGGCGCTGGATAAAGCCTTGGACCGGCACGAACTGATCAAGGTGAAATTCATCGAGTTCAAGGAGAAAGACCGTAAGGAAGCGATTGTCAAGGTGCTGGAGAGGGAGTCCGGTTCCGAGCTCGTCGGCATGGTCGGACACGTGGCCATTCTTTACCGCATGCAGAAGGATCCCGAGAAAAGGAAAATCGAGGTTCCGGAACGCAAACAGGGAAGAGAGTAG
- a CDS encoding TatD family hydrolase: protein MYATDGEKETQQSIFTTFIRLSKEVDLPLNVHSRSAGRKVVELLMAEGVTRVQLHAFDAKASAAKPAVEAGYFFSIPPSVVRSRQKQKLVKALPLETLLLWKLIVSMHLKTRFPTLRKRPGCTYLE, encoded by the coding sequence ATTTACGCAACGGACGGCGAAAAAGAGACGCAGCAATCCATATTCACGACGTTCATCCGCCTGTCAAAGGAAGTAGATTTGCCCCTGAACGTCCATTCCCGTTCGGCCGGCAGGAAAGTGGTGGAACTGCTTATGGCCGAGGGGGTCACAAGGGTCCAGCTGCACGCCTTCGACGCCAAGGCGTCTGCTGCCAAGCCGGCGGTGGAAGCTGGTTATTTCTTTTCGATTCCCCCGTCTGTTGTCCGATCCCGCCAGAAGCAGAAACTGGTCAAAGCACTTCCCCTGGAAACATTGTTGTTATGGAAATTAATCGTTTCAATGCATTTGAAGACCAGGTTTCCTACTTTACGGAAAAGACCGGGGT